The Desulfatibacillum aliphaticivorans DSM 15576 genome has a segment encoding these proteins:
- a CDS encoding 2-hydroxyacyl-CoA dehydratase subunit D, whose translation MRQALLEYDYDWNMQRVFDQGSRSLDGTRKEFERARSRFPTMGTVMDLFYQYEDVGRAMTKGAAKYISNIVTARQDGRKVALTTFCMSPALCYAMDVVPLLIEPITAVGNLSRKYGMGEFMDYCLEIGFAETACSAQRGAMGAYLGGAAQKPDFVLCNMSGICDTNTSAFAFAAEALDLPLFQCNFPPQMRGERADAYHRADYRAMIDFMAEQTGKPLDSAKLRGVLEEIQKQDELIVEMQDYQRMIPSPIPTTFNLFMYLLRFLFGGTEDGTKTLEEMLKVIRKNVKEGKPGNRFGEEKARALFVYTDHYGGGLPLWNFLDSRGITHLGCIADRFYQQAAPYVKDGEGYTVDAADLDSMIDTMAALNCRMPMVKQIRGPYDAPDMWLDEIRAQRELYNPDFAVYMGTPGCRNTWGMVKLLAKQLEKEGLPTLIINADVFDERVESWSMTQARFEEFLDVRRIGI comes from the coding sequence ATGAGACAAGCCTTGTTAGAGTATGACTACGATTGGAATATGCAGCGGGTTTTTGATCAGGGCTCTCGTTCCCTGGACGGAACGAGAAAGGAATTTGAAAGGGCCAGATCGCGGTTTCCCACCATGGGGACCGTTATGGATCTTTTTTATCAATACGAGGACGTGGGCAGGGCCATGACCAAAGGGGCGGCCAAATACATTTCCAATATCGTCACTGCACGCCAGGATGGACGCAAGGTGGCGCTGACCACCTTCTGCATGTCTCCGGCCCTGTGCTACGCCATGGACGTGGTGCCGCTGCTCATCGAGCCCATTACGGCCGTGGGCAACCTGTCCCGCAAGTACGGCATGGGCGAGTTTATGGACTATTGCCTGGAAATAGGCTTCGCCGAAACCGCCTGTTCGGCCCAGCGGGGCGCCATGGGCGCCTACCTGGGCGGGGCCGCCCAAAAGCCGGATTTTGTCCTGTGCAACATGAGCGGCATTTGCGACACCAACACCAGCGCCTTTGCATTCGCCGCCGAAGCCCTGGATCTTCCCTTATTCCAGTGCAACTTTCCGCCTCAAATGCGGGGGGAGCGGGCTGACGCCTATCATCGGGCCGATTACCGGGCCATGATCGATTTCATGGCCGAGCAGACGGGCAAGCCCCTGGACTCGGCAAAGCTCCGGGGCGTTTTGGAGGAAATTCAGAAGCAGGACGAACTCATCGTGGAAATGCAGGATTATCAGCGTATGATTCCCAGCCCCATCCCGACAACGTTCAACCTGTTCATGTATCTGCTGAGGTTTTTGTTCGGCGGCACGGAGGACGGCACTAAAACCCTGGAGGAAATGCTCAAGGTAATCCGTAAGAATGTCAAGGAGGGGAAGCCCGGAAACAGATTCGGCGAGGAAAAAGCCAGGGCCTTGTTCGTCTACACGGACCATTACGGCGGAGGGCTGCCTTTGTGGAATTTCCTGGACAGCCGGGGAATCACCCATCTGGGCTGCATTGCGGACCGTTTTTACCAACAGGCGGCGCCTTATGTGAAGGACGGCGAGGGATACACCGTGGACGCCGCAGACCTGGATTCCATGATCGACACCATGGCCGCCTTGAACTGCCGCATGCCCATGGTCAAGCAGATCCGGGGACCGTACGACGCACCGGACATGTGGCTGGATGAAATCCGGGCTCAGCGTGAACTCTACAATCCCGATTTCGCCGTGTACATGGGCACCCCCGGATGCCGCAACACCTGGGGCATGGTCAAGCTGCTGGCCAAGCAATTGGAAAAGGAAGGCCTGCCCACCCTGATTATTAATGCGGACGTGTTCGACGAAAGGGTGGAGTCATGGAGCATGACCCAAGCCCGATTTGAAGAATTTTTGGATGTCAGGAGGATTGGCATATGA
- a CDS encoding acyl-CoA dehydratase activase: MITAGCDVGSLTSKAVVIRDGRIIGSAIIRSSSRPEISAQKVMDEALEKAKISQSDVEYCVGTGYGRDNIPFVDLARSEIACHARGAVWLAPATKTIIDIGGQDCKAIRLDKNGRVEKFLTNDKCAAGTGRFLEVMAKLLGVSVDDLGKMSKKSREPVTLASTCTVWAQADVIQYVNSGIPLEDVGAGVNNAMAGRVATLANAVHAQREVAMTGGVAKNAGVVKALEKLIGHKVTIIRKADPQLAGAIGAAVLASDVKEGRA; this comes from the coding sequence ATGATAACTGCAGGTTGCGACGTAGGCTCCTTAACCTCCAAAGCCGTGGTCATCCGGGACGGCAGAATAATTGGCTCCGCCATTATTCGTTCAAGCTCCCGGCCCGAAATTTCGGCCCAAAAGGTTATGGATGAAGCCCTTGAAAAAGCGAAAATCTCCCAGTCCGACGTTGAGTATTGCGTGGGCACGGGATACGGCAGGGACAACATTCCCTTTGTGGACCTGGCCAGGTCGGAAATCGCCTGCCACGCCCGGGGAGCGGTCTGGCTGGCGCCCGCCACCAAAACCATTATCGACATCGGCGGCCAGGACTGCAAGGCCATCCGCCTGGACAAGAACGGCCGGGTGGAGAAGTTTTTGACCAACGATAAATGCGCCGCAGGCACGGGACGATTCCTGGAGGTCATGGCCAAGCTGCTGGGCGTTTCCGTGGATGATCTGGGCAAGATGTCCAAAAAATCCCGCGAGCCCGTCACCCTGGCCTCCACCTGCACGGTATGGGCCCAGGCCGACGTGATCCAGTACGTCAATTCAGGCATTCCCTTGGAGGACGTGGGGGCCGGCGTGAACAACGCCATGGCCGGCCGGGTGGCTACTCTGGCCAACGCCGTCCACGCCCAGCGCGAAGTGGCCATGACCGGCGGAGTGGCAAAAAACGCCGGCGTGGTCAAAGCCCTGGAAAAGCTCATCGGCCACAAAGTGACCATCATCAGAAAAGCGGACCCCCAACTGGCGGGGGCTATCGGCGCGGCTGTGCTGGCAAGCGACGTGAAAGAGGGGAGGGCGTAA
- a CDS encoding acyl-CoA dehydratase activase produces the protein MIVAGVDVGSLTAKAVIMKDNEIIASAVLRANPSPSQSAREVMDMALAQAGLSQGDIEFTVGTGYGRKQIDFVNLVESEIACHARGAVWNMPSVRSIIDIGGQDAKAARIDENGNVERYGYNDKCASGTGRFLEVMAEALDVPMEDMGDLDLQAKEDLSISNQCVVFAETEVISLVNKGYEVPDIAKALHKAMAGRVAALAKSIGVEEDIAFTGGVAKNKGLARALANALNMDLKFLDTDPQTNGALGAALMASQVMAEKKSA, from the coding sequence ATGATCGTAGCAGGTGTGGATGTGGGATCCCTCACGGCCAAGGCCGTGATCATGAAGGATAATGAAATTATAGCCAGCGCCGTCTTGCGGGCCAATCCTTCCCCAAGCCAGTCGGCCAGGGAGGTCATGGACATGGCTCTCGCCCAGGCCGGGCTCAGCCAGGGGGACATTGAATTCACCGTGGGCACGGGCTACGGCAGAAAGCAGATCGACTTTGTGAACCTGGTGGAGTCGGAAATCGCCTGTCACGCCCGGGGCGCGGTTTGGAACATGCCGTCCGTGCGCAGCATCATCGACATCGGAGGCCAGGACGCCAAGGCCGCCCGAATCGACGAAAACGGCAATGTGGAGCGCTACGGCTACAACGACAAATGCGCCTCAGGCACGGGACGCTTCCTGGAAGTCATGGCCGAAGCCCTGGACGTCCCCATGGAGGACATGGGCGACCTGGACCTCCAGGCGAAAGAGGACCTCTCCATCTCCAACCAGTGCGTGGTCTTCGCCGAAACCGAGGTCATCAGCCTGGTCAACAAAGGCTACGAAGTCCCGGATATCGCCAAGGCCCTGCACAAGGCCATGGCCGGCCGGGTGGCGGCCCTGGCCAAAAGCATCGGCGTGGAAGAGGATATCGCCTTCACCGGCGGCGTGGCCAAGAACAAAGGCCTGGCCCGGGCCCTGGCCAATGCCCTGAATATGGATCTGAAATTTTTGGATACCGATCCCCAGACCAACGGCGCCCTGGGCGCCGCCCTCATGGCCTCCCAGGTCATGGCAGAGAAAAAATCCGCCTGA
- a CDS encoding MerR family transcriptional regulator, which produces MKIGHLVKMTGVPKQTIHFYMREGLLRKPRKSGVNNAEYTQAHLDQLLLIKDLRDNFFLPIPEIKKILKNRKSQSPLDQAMVDRRAKYFRPMDQLVNIEIRGRERFIKASGMSPKWLAKMEEWGVVSPKKEGEELVYSHDDLNIARLISDMDDLGFGPQHGYDPQDLKIVADFVRDFIMSNDNRYMAANLEKFSNPEHTEECREFIEVMSLFFYHTYRKQVREKYFMLTKKQEEPSQEPTSS; this is translated from the coding sequence ATGAAAATCGGCCATCTGGTGAAAATGACCGGGGTCCCCAAACAGACCATCCACTTTTACATGCGGGAAGGCCTGCTCCGGAAACCCCGGAAAAGCGGCGTGAACAATGCGGAATACACCCAGGCCCACCTGGATCAGCTTTTGCTCATCAAGGACCTGAGGGACAACTTTTTCCTCCCTATCCCGGAAATCAAAAAAATCCTGAAAAACCGCAAAAGCCAGTCCCCCCTGGACCAGGCCATGGTGGACCGGCGGGCCAAGTACTTCCGGCCCATGGATCAACTGGTCAACATTGAAATCCGCGGCAGGGAGCGCTTTATCAAAGCCTCGGGAATGAGCCCCAAATGGCTGGCCAAAATGGAGGAATGGGGGGTGGTGAGCCCCAAAAAGGAGGGAGAGGAGTTGGTATACTCCCACGATGACCTGAATATCGCCCGCCTCATCTCCGACATGGACGACCTGGGCTTCGGGCCCCAACACGGATACGACCCTCAAGACCTGAAAATCGTGGCAGACTTTGTCCGGGACTTCATCATGTCCAACGACAACCGCTACATGGCCGCCAACCTGGAAAAATTCTCCAACCCCGAGCACACCGAGGAATGCCGCGAGTTCATCGAGGTCATGAGCCTTTTTTTCTACCACACCTACAGAAAGCAGGTCCGGGAGAAATACTTCATGCTCACCAAAAAACAGGAAGAGCCCTCCCAGGAGCCCACATCCTCTTAA
- a CDS encoding ABC transporter substrate-binding protein — protein MKRCFFLLRGVLTLLVLGMLVSGAWASDALMDRMADFDPSNPVIPEGDTIKIGHLNPFSGPAAMNGELYHIALHWVAHDLNKQGGVMVDGKLKKIEIIKGDTMSKPINAKKAAERLILGDKVDLLWGSTGSHISLVCQQTAAKYKKIYVSALSISDSLMDAENFNRYTFHTPWTTSQAAKSLAYFYAKRPEKKFYILCQDYSFGHDLAEKFKGYLKEFRPDAEIVGEDYHPLFTKDFAPYLEKVKASGAEVIFSGDWMPDSVNLLKQSRDSGLNLPFANMYMDDPITLGVVGVEGSAGLVNANQYMINDMDSRTRELNKVWHELHETKWEEPYNSSLYVWPLGVVASAINTTYWMMDVVERAGTTDPEKIIETWEGDKYDSFAGVLEMRACDHVTVRDTYVSEFSSPTKWFDNFSYIDKIVIVPSYVVEPPVPEGLDRCKK, from the coding sequence ATGAAAAGATGTTTTTTCCTGCTTAGGGGGGTGCTTACGTTGTTGGTCCTGGGGATGCTGGTTAGCGGCGCATGGGCTTCCGACGCCCTCATGGATCGTATGGCGGATTTCGACCCCAGCAACCCTGTGATTCCCGAAGGGGACACTATTAAGATAGGGCATTTAAACCCCTTTTCCGGCCCAGCGGCCATGAACGGAGAGCTTTACCACATTGCGCTTCACTGGGTGGCCCACGACCTGAACAAACAGGGCGGCGTCATGGTGGACGGCAAGCTCAAGAAGATCGAGATCATCAAGGGCGACACCATGAGCAAGCCCATCAACGCCAAAAAGGCGGCGGAAAGGCTGATCCTGGGCGACAAGGTGGACTTGTTGTGGGGCAGCACCGGCAGCCATATCTCTTTGGTTTGCCAGCAGACGGCCGCCAAATACAAGAAAATCTACGTCAGCGCCCTGTCCATATCCGACTCTCTCATGGACGCGGAAAATTTCAACCGCTATACCTTTCACACGCCCTGGACCACCAGCCAGGCGGCCAAGAGCCTGGCCTATTTCTACGCCAAACGGCCTGAGAAAAAATTTTACATTCTGTGCCAGGATTATTCCTTCGGCCACGACTTGGCCGAAAAGTTCAAGGGATATTTGAAGGAATTCCGCCCGGACGCCGAAATCGTGGGCGAGGATTACCATCCCCTGTTCACCAAGGATTTCGCCCCTTATCTGGAAAAAGTCAAGGCTTCCGGCGCGGAGGTCATTTTTTCCGGCGACTGGATGCCCGACTCCGTGAACCTCTTGAAGCAAAGCCGGGATTCCGGCCTGAACCTGCCTTTCGCCAATATGTACATGGACGACCCCATCACCCTGGGCGTGGTGGGCGTGGAAGGCTCCGCCGGCCTGGTCAACGCCAATCAGTATATGATTAACGACATGGATTCCCGTACCCGGGAGCTCAACAAGGTCTGGCATGAACTGCACGAGACCAAATGGGAGGAGCCCTACAACAGCTCCCTCTACGTCTGGCCCCTGGGCGTTGTGGCCAGCGCCATCAACACCACCTATTGGATGATGGACGTGGTGGAGCGCGCCGGAACCACAGACCCGGAAAAAATCATCGAGACATGGGAAGGGGATAAATACGATTCCTTTGCCGGCGTTTTGGAAATGCGGGCCTGCGACCATGTCACCGTCCGCGACACCTATGTGAGCGAGTTCAGCAGCCCCACCAAGTGGTTCGACAATTTTTCGTACATCGACAAAATCGTCATCGTTCCTTCTTACGTGGTGGAGCCGCCGGTTCCCGAAGGCCTGGACAGGTGTAAAAAATAG
- a CDS encoding branched-chain amino acid ABC transporter permease — protein sequence MDATTAMYVGQIMHGLAYGMLLFLVASGLTLIFGMMGILNLAHASFFMLSAYFCVSVIHMGGNFWLALLAAPIITAAIGVMVERFLLRGIHASGHIGELILTVGVMMVIMEAVQVFWGTDSHMISVPPALAGMVNIFGLQYPLYRLFVIFLALAILGLLVLFLFKTKMGMIIRAGVSDAEMVEALGINMPLVFMMVFAAGTWLAGVAGVAISPLLSVFPGMADQMGMDAFVVVVVGGFGSLLGAFVSALFFGLLNSFGIQFLPRIAPVLMFVFMVLVLSFKPKGLFGERE from the coding sequence ATGGATGCGACAACCGCCATGTACGTGGGGCAGATCATGCATGGTCTGGCTTATGGAATGCTGCTTTTCCTGGTGGCTTCCGGCCTTACCTTGATTTTCGGCATGATGGGGATTCTCAACCTGGCCCACGCTTCGTTTTTCATGCTGTCGGCCTATTTTTGCGTTTCCGTCATCCACATGGGCGGGAATTTTTGGCTCGCCCTGCTTGCGGCGCCAATAATTACAGCCGCAATCGGGGTCATGGTGGAGCGGTTCCTGCTTCGGGGCATCCACGCCTCGGGACATATCGGAGAGCTGATTCTCACCGTGGGAGTCATGATGGTGATCATGGAGGCCGTGCAGGTGTTCTGGGGCACGGACAGCCACATGATCAGCGTTCCTCCTGCATTGGCCGGCATGGTGAATATTTTTGGATTGCAATATCCCCTATACAGATTGTTCGTCATCTTCCTGGCGCTGGCGATTTTGGGGCTGCTGGTCCTTTTTTTGTTCAAAACCAAAATGGGCATGATCATCCGGGCCGGAGTTTCGGACGCTGAAATGGTGGAGGCCCTGGGCATCAATATGCCTCTGGTCTTCATGATGGTTTTTGCAGCGGGAACCTGGCTGGCCGGCGTGGCGGGCGTGGCAATCTCCCCCCTGTTGTCGGTTTTTCCGGGTATGGCCGACCAGATGGGCATGGACGCCTTTGTGGTGGTTGTGGTGGGCGGCTTCGGCAGCCTCTTGGGCGCCTTTGTGTCGGCCCTGTTTTTCGGTCTGCTCAATTCCTTCGGCATCCAGTTTCTGCCCAGGATCGCGCCGGTTCTGATGTTTGTGTTTATGGTTCTTGTTCTGTCCTTTAAGCCCAAGGGACTGTTTGGAGAAAGAGAATGA